The following are encoded in a window of Mycolicibacterium tusciae JS617 genomic DNA:
- a CDS encoding FAD-dependent oxidoreductase encodes MRPYHVAIVGSGPSGYFAAASLLKFADASEGSDVRVDMLEMLPTPWGLVRSGVAPDHPKIKSISAQFEKTALDPRFRFFGNIVVGDHVQAAELAERYDAVIYAVGAQSDRSLGIPGEDLDGSVPAVDFVGWYNAHPDFADLAPDLSCRRAVVIGNGNVALDVARILVTDPDVLAATDIADHALQILHDRGVEEVLIIGRRGPLQAPFTTLELRELGALEGLGDVDVIIDPADFADISDEDLDAAGKTIKNNIKVLRGYGEQTPKGAKRRIVFRFRTSPIEIKGTDKVEAIVLGRNELVVEDGRVVAKDTGEREEVPAQLVVRAVGYRGVKLDGLPFHERNGTIPHTKGRIESRRNEYVVGWIKRGPTGVIGSNKSDSQETVDTLVADLSSASLSDFGSDHGQQLAEWLVERQPKVITDDHWKLIDEHERTSGEPHGRPRVKLTSVADLLRIAHG; translated from the coding sequence ATGCGCCCCTATCACGTGGCGATCGTCGGCTCAGGCCCCTCGGGGTACTTTGCCGCCGCTTCGCTTTTGAAATTCGCTGACGCCTCAGAAGGGTCGGATGTCCGCGTCGATATGTTGGAGATGCTGCCCACGCCGTGGGGCCTGGTGCGCTCCGGTGTTGCGCCCGACCACCCGAAGATCAAGTCGATCAGCGCCCAGTTCGAGAAGACGGCGCTCGACCCCCGCTTCCGGTTCTTCGGCAACATTGTGGTCGGCGACCATGTGCAGGCCGCTGAGCTCGCCGAACGCTACGACGCCGTGATCTACGCCGTCGGCGCGCAGTCAGACCGGTCGCTGGGCATTCCCGGCGAGGACCTGGATGGCAGCGTGCCCGCCGTCGACTTCGTGGGCTGGTACAACGCTCACCCTGATTTCGCGGATCTTGCGCCGGACTTATCGTGCCGTCGCGCTGTTGTCATTGGCAACGGCAACGTCGCCCTGGATGTGGCGCGGATATTGGTCACCGATCCCGACGTGCTTGCGGCGACCGACATCGCCGACCATGCTTTGCAGATCCTGCACGACCGCGGCGTCGAAGAGGTTCTCATCATCGGCAGGCGCGGGCCGCTGCAGGCCCCGTTCACCACGCTGGAACTGCGGGAGCTCGGCGCGCTGGAGGGTCTTGGCGACGTCGACGTGATCATCGACCCCGCGGATTTCGCCGATATCTCCGATGAGGATCTGGACGCCGCAGGCAAGACCATCAAGAACAACATCAAGGTGTTGCGCGGATACGGTGAGCAGACGCCAAAGGGTGCCAAGCGCCGGATTGTGTTCCGGTTCCGCACCTCCCCGATCGAGATCAAGGGCACCGACAAGGTCGAGGCCATCGTGCTGGGACGCAACGAACTTGTCGTCGAGGACGGGCGCGTCGTCGCCAAGGACACCGGCGAACGCGAGGAAGTGCCCGCCCAACTGGTGGTGCGGGCCGTCGGCTACCGCGGGGTGAAATTGGACGGTCTGCCGTTCCACGAGCGCAACGGCACGATTCCGCATACCAAAGGCCGCATCGAGAGCCGCCGCAACGAGTACGTCGTCGGCTGGATCAAGCGCGGACCCACCGGAGTCATCGGTAGCAACAAGAGCGACTCGCAGGAAACCGTCGACACTCTGGTCGCAGATCTGTCGTCGGCGTCGCTGTCAGACTTCGGCAGCGATCACGGTCAGCAGCTGGCGGAATGGCTGGTCGAGCGGCAGCCGAAGGTGATCACCGACGACCACTGGAAGCTGATCGACGAACACGAACGCACATCCGGTGAGCCGCACGGTCGGCCGCGGGTGAAGCTGACCAGCGTCGCGGACCTGTTGCGCATCGCCCACGGCTGA
- the hisN gene encoding histidinol-phosphatase, with the protein MTTVRDDMAFALQMADAADAQTLDRFGALDLRVETKPDLTPVTDADRSVEELVRAALSAQRPDDVVLGEEFGGTAVFTGRQWVVDPIDGTKNFVRGVPVWATLIALLEDGVPIVGAVSAPALHRRWWAGRGEGAFTSFGGQTRRISVSGVDDIASASLTYSDLTTGWDGLRSRFVELTDEVWRVRGYGDFWSYCLVAEGAVDIAVEPEVKLWDLAALDILVREAGGLFTDIAGQAGPHGGSAVATNGLLHDAVMARLGR; encoded by the coding sequence ATGACAACGGTCCGCGATGACATGGCCTTCGCGCTACAGATGGCCGACGCCGCCGACGCGCAGACGCTGGATCGGTTCGGGGCGCTCGATCTACGCGTCGAGACGAAACCGGACCTCACCCCCGTGACGGACGCCGACCGGTCGGTCGAGGAGCTGGTGCGCGCCGCATTGTCCGCGCAACGACCCGACGATGTCGTCCTCGGTGAAGAGTTCGGCGGAACAGCGGTTTTCACCGGTCGTCAATGGGTCGTCGATCCCATCGACGGAACCAAGAATTTCGTCCGCGGCGTCCCGGTGTGGGCCACGTTGATCGCCTTACTCGAGGACGGGGTCCCCATAGTCGGCGCCGTCAGCGCTCCGGCATTGCACCGGCGGTGGTGGGCCGGCCGCGGCGAAGGCGCGTTCACGTCCTTCGGCGGCCAGACCCGGCGCATTTCGGTGTCGGGCGTCGACGACATCGCGTCGGCAAGCCTCACGTACTCGGATCTCACCACCGGCTGGGATGGACTGCGCTCGCGATTCGTGGAGCTGACCGACGAGGTGTGGCGAGTGCGGGGCTATGGCGACTTCTGGTCCTATTGCCTAGTCGCCGAGGGCGCGGTCGACATCGCCGTCGAGCCCGAGGTGAAGCTGTGGGATCTGGCGGCGCTCGACATCCTGGTGCGCGAGGCCGGTGGCTTGTTCACGGACATCGCCGGGCAAGCGGGTCCGCACGGCGGCAGCGCGGTGGCCACCAACGGGCTTCTGCACGACGCGGTGATGGCGCGACTCGGTCGGTGA
- the prfB gene encoding peptide chain release factor 2, whose amino-acid sequence MDPDRQADIAALDSTLTTVERVLDVEGLRVRIEKLEHEASDPNLWDDQSRAQKVTSELSHTQGELRRVEELRQRLDDLPVLYEMAAEEEGSGAAEAQAEADTELKKLREDLEAMEVRTLLSGEYDAREALLNIRSGAGGVDAADWAEMLMRMYVRWAEQHNYPVEVFDTSYAEEAGIKSATFAVHAPYAYGTLSVEQGTHRLVRISPFDNQGRRQTSFAEVEVLPVTETTDHIDIPEGDVRVDVYRSSGPGGQSVNTTDSAVRLTHIPTGIVVTCQNEKSQLQNKVSAMRVLQAKLLERKRLEERAEMDALKGDGGSSWGNQMRSYVLHPYQMVKDLRTEYEVGNPAAVLDGDIDGFLEAGIRWRNRRDDE is encoded by the coding sequence GTGGATCCCGACCGGCAAGCCGACATCGCAGCACTCGACTCCACCCTGACCACGGTGGAGCGGGTGCTCGACGTCGAGGGTCTGCGGGTTCGCATCGAAAAACTCGAACACGAGGCCTCCGACCCGAACCTGTGGGACGACCAGTCCCGGGCTCAGAAGGTCACCAGCGAGCTATCCCACACCCAGGGCGAGTTGCGCCGCGTCGAGGAACTTCGGCAGCGCCTCGACGACCTGCCCGTGCTCTACGAGATGGCCGCCGAAGAAGAAGGATCAGGTGCCGCGGAAGCCCAAGCCGAGGCCGACACCGAGCTCAAGAAGCTGCGTGAGGACCTCGAGGCGATGGAGGTCCGCACGCTGCTGTCCGGTGAGTACGACGCGCGTGAGGCGCTGCTGAATATCCGCTCCGGCGCGGGCGGGGTGGACGCGGCGGACTGGGCCGAGATGTTGATGCGCATGTACGTGCGATGGGCCGAGCAGCACAACTACCCGGTCGAGGTGTTCGATACGTCCTACGCCGAAGAAGCCGGAATCAAGAGCGCAACGTTCGCGGTGCACGCGCCGTACGCCTACGGCACGTTGTCGGTGGAGCAGGGCACACATCGGCTCGTGCGGATCAGTCCGTTCGACAATCAGGGCAGGCGCCAAACGTCTTTCGCCGAAGTCGAAGTGTTGCCCGTCACCGAAACCACCGATCACATAGACATTCCCGAGGGTGACGTGCGCGTCGACGTGTACCGATCCAGCGGACCGGGCGGCCAATCGGTGAACACCACCGACTCTGCGGTTCGACTCACGCACATTCCGACCGGTATCGTGGTCACCTGCCAGAACGAGAAGTCGCAGTTGCAGAACAAGGTCTCGGCAATGCGGGTTCTCCAGGCAAAGTTATTGGAGCGCAAGCGTTTAGAAGAGCGCGCCGAGATGGACGCCTTGAAGGGCGACGGCGGAAGCTCCTGGGGAAATCAGATGCGCTCCTACGTATTACACCCGTATCAAATGGTAAAGGACTTGCGCACCGAGTACGAGGTCGGTAATCCGGCCGCCGTATTAGACGGCGATATCGACGGCTTCCTCGAGGCCGGAATTCGTTGGCGCAACAGGCGAGATGACGAATAG